The Planococcus liqunii genome includes a region encoding these proteins:
- a CDS encoding DUF4097 family beta strand repeat-containing protein, translating to MQSEKERILDMVENGTITAREAVELLKAVDGGGDRDQSSRNYSRDDYREKRGRRGLFRPEDMVKKFSKDLSRDFSKDFSKNLSKDFNQLSDRMMQFMQSSVGKLKTMEFDSPFGEAFQFTHTFRQENVDIRNIITDIANGQLEIFPSQDDTIRAECSVKAYRAESEEQAKEDFLDKFVFIADDQKLRIISDLKTTQVNVLLYVPAKTYDHITARLFNGGFSMKRINTALIKVKTANGKIDLKNVEFDDAELETANGAIQVQEVQGKVMETETLNGRIYIDGDIQTTEAKSLNGNVVITTRSTEARKVEAKTLAGNVEIYIPSHLPLRGEVSSNLGKMDVLLSDVEHTHEQGQFMQKSIRFSKESGEAVAAPLLVYGETKTGTVLVRYLTVE from the coding sequence ATGCAAAGTGAAAAAGAACGCATTTTGGACATGGTGGAAAATGGCACCATTACGGCAAGAGAAGCAGTAGAGCTACTGAAAGCAGTAGACGGCGGAGGAGACCGCGACCAGTCATCCCGCAACTACAGCCGGGACGATTACCGTGAAAAGCGCGGCAGACGCGGCTTGTTCAGACCGGAAGACATGGTGAAGAAATTCTCGAAAGATTTATCCCGTGATTTTTCAAAGGACTTTTCGAAAAACCTTTCAAAAGATTTTAACCAGTTGAGCGACCGCATGATGCAGTTTATGCAAAGCTCGGTCGGCAAACTTAAAACGATGGAATTCGATTCCCCGTTCGGAGAAGCTTTCCAGTTCACGCATACATTCAGACAGGAAAATGTGGACATCCGCAACATCATTACAGACATTGCAAATGGCCAGCTTGAAATTTTCCCGTCGCAGGATGATACCATCCGCGCGGAATGCAGCGTGAAAGCGTATCGTGCTGAATCTGAAGAACAGGCGAAAGAAGATTTCCTGGATAAGTTTGTCTTCATTGCGGATGACCAGAAACTTCGCATCATCAGTGATTTGAAAACCACTCAAGTAAATGTCTTGCTGTATGTGCCGGCAAAGACATATGACCACATCACAGCGCGTTTATTCAACGGCGGATTTTCCATGAAACGCATCAATACGGCATTGATCAAAGTCAAAACGGCCAACGGCAAAATTGACTTGAAGAACGTTGAATTTGATGATGCTGAATTGGAAACAGCTAACGGAGCAATCCAAGTGCAGGAAGTGCAAGGAAAAGTGATGGAAACAGAAACATTGAATGGCCGCATCTACATTGACGGCGATATCCAGACAACGGAAGCAAAATCGTTGAACGGCAATGTGGTTATAACGACTCGCTCTACAGAAGCACGCAAAGTGGAAGCCAAAACATTGGCGGGCAATGTGGAAATCTATATTCCGTCCCATCTTCCATTAAGAGGAGAAGTTTCTTCCAACCTCGGCAAAATGGATGTGCTGCTTTCTGATGTTGAGCACACACATGAGCAAGGCCAGTTTATGCAAAAGTCTATCCGTTTTTCAAAAGAAAGCGGAGAAGCGGTGGCAGCACCTCTTCTTGTATACGGTGAAACGAAAACAGGCACCGTACTTGTGCGTTATTTAACAGTTGAATAA
- a CDS encoding competence protein ComK has translation MGKRNHQPSSYTVCSNTYALLPYIDGNRSWTRVIEDRSEFVVEESVYKTVSSSCSFYRGSLESATLYSQKAVRVKHKPPIIIGEYYGNPLLFFPTHSPKNKESVWLNFDAVELVESDDSGKGSIVYLSNGVTVPLDVSPIALRNQHSFAGSLRRYFKNAQQVHQHQMVYLTKRRYPPRRQHPLD, from the coding sequence ATGGGTAAAAGGAATCATCAGCCCTCTTCTTATACGGTGTGCAGCAATACATACGCACTTTTGCCGTATATAGACGGCAATCGCAGCTGGACACGTGTTATTGAAGATCGAAGCGAGTTTGTCGTAGAAGAGTCCGTTTACAAAACAGTCAGTTCTTCATGCAGTTTTTATAGGGGTTCACTGGAGAGCGCGACTCTCTATTCCCAAAAAGCAGTCCGCGTCAAACACAAGCCGCCCATTATTATCGGGGAGTATTATGGCAATCCGCTTCTCTTCTTCCCTACGCATTCTCCGAAAAACAAAGAATCAGTGTGGCTCAATTTTGACGCCGTCGAATTGGTGGAAAGCGATGACAGCGGAAAAGGCAGCATTGTGTATTTAAGCAATGGCGTAACCGTTCCTCTCGATGTATCTCCGATCGCTTTAAGGAATCAGCATTCCTTTGCTGGATCGTTGCGCCGTTATTTTAAAAATGCACAGCAGGTTCATCAACACCAAATGGTCTATTTGACAAAGCGCCGATATCCCCCTAGAAGACAACATCCTCTCGATTAA
- the uvrB gene encoding excinuclease ABC subunit UvrB, producing MKQEFKLQAPYEPAGDQPAAIAELTQGIINGKRCQTLLGATGTGKTYTMSNVIQQVKKPTLVMAHNKTLAGQLYSEFKEFFPDNAVEYFVSYYDYYQPEAYVPQSDTYIEKDASINDEIDKLRHSATSSLFERDDVIVIASVSCIYGLGSPKEYRELVVSLRKGMEIERNQLLRKLVDVQYERNDINFIRGTFRVRGDVVEIFPASRDERCLRVEFFGDEIDRIREVDALTGEIIGEREHVAIFPASHFVTREEKMVKAIENIEAELEERLKEMRAEDKLLEAQRLEQRTRYDLEMMREMGFCSGIENYSRHLTLRPPGAQPYTLIDYFPEDFLLVVDESHVTLPQVRGMFNGDQARKKVLVDHGFRLPSAMDNRPLTFDEFEKHIHQAVFVSATPGPYELEHTPEMVEQIIRPTGLLDPTIEVRPIEGQIDDLMDEIRQRTERNERVLVTTLTKKMSEDLTAYLKEAGIKVNYLHSEIKTLERIEIIRELRMGVYDVLVGINLLREGLDIPEVSLVTILDADKEGFLRSERSLIQTMGRAARNSNGHVIMYADKMTDSMQKAIDETTRRRTIQAAYNEKHGITPITIEKKIRDVIRATVAAEETEEYVSKAAAGKKLKKEDRVKLITLLETEMKEAAKALDFERAAELRDTVLELKAEG from the coding sequence ATGAAACAGGAATTTAAACTCCAGGCACCTTATGAGCCGGCAGGAGATCAGCCTGCAGCCATAGCAGAACTTACACAAGGCATCATTAATGGCAAGCGTTGCCAGACTTTGCTCGGTGCAACAGGTACAGGGAAAACTTACACCATGTCGAATGTCATTCAGCAAGTGAAAAAGCCGACGCTCGTCATGGCGCACAACAAAACATTGGCAGGGCAGCTTTACAGTGAATTCAAGGAATTCTTTCCGGATAACGCGGTTGAATATTTTGTCAGTTATTACGATTACTATCAGCCGGAAGCTTACGTGCCCCAATCAGATACGTATATAGAAAAAGATGCAAGCATCAACGATGAAATCGACAAACTTCGCCACTCCGCGACAAGTTCGTTGTTTGAGCGGGATGATGTCATTGTCATTGCTTCCGTATCCTGCATTTACGGCCTCGGTTCTCCTAAAGAGTACCGGGAGCTTGTCGTTTCTCTCCGGAAAGGAATGGAAATCGAACGCAATCAGCTGCTGCGGAAATTGGTGGATGTCCAGTATGAGCGAAACGACATCAACTTCATCCGCGGAACTTTCCGCGTTCGCGGAGACGTAGTGGAAATTTTTCCGGCATCACGCGATGAACGCTGTCTGCGTGTTGAGTTTTTTGGAGATGAAATCGATCGGATCCGTGAAGTGGATGCGTTGACCGGTGAAATTATCGGCGAGCGGGAACATGTCGCGATCTTCCCGGCATCCCACTTCGTTACCCGAGAAGAAAAAATGGTGAAAGCCATTGAAAATATTGAAGCGGAACTGGAAGAACGCTTAAAAGAAATGCGTGCAGAAGATAAACTGCTTGAAGCGCAGCGCCTTGAACAGCGCACACGCTACGATTTGGAAATGATGCGGGAAATGGGCTTTTGCTCAGGCATCGAAAACTATTCCCGCCACTTGACGCTGCGCCCTCCAGGCGCCCAGCCTTACACGCTCATCGATTACTTCCCGGAAGATTTCCTGCTGGTAGTCGATGAAAGCCATGTCACGCTGCCGCAGGTCCGCGGCATGTTCAACGGTGACCAGGCACGCAAGAAAGTGTTGGTCGACCATGGTTTCCGCCTGCCTTCAGCGATGGACAACCGGCCGCTGACATTCGATGAATTTGAAAAGCATATCCATCAGGCCGTTTTTGTTTCCGCAACGCCGGGGCCATATGAATTGGAACATACACCGGAAATGGTGGAACAGATTATCCGGCCGACCGGACTGTTGGATCCGACCATTGAAGTGCGTCCGATCGAAGGCCAGATCGATGACTTAATGGATGAAATCCGCCAGCGCACGGAAAGAAATGAACGGGTGCTCGTAACAACATTAACGAAGAAAATGTCCGAAGACCTGACGGCTTATTTGAAAGAAGCAGGGATTAAAGTCAATTACCTGCACTCGGAGATCAAGACACTGGAGCGAATCGAAATTATCCGTGAATTGCGGATGGGTGTTTACGATGTGCTTGTCGGCATCAACTTGCTTCGGGAAGGGCTGGACATTCCGGAAGTTTCTCTTGTCACCATCCTTGATGCCGACAAGGAAGGCTTCTTGCGGTCAGAACGCTCGCTTATTCAAACGATGGGGCGTGCGGCGCGGAATTCCAACGGCCATGTCATCATGTACGCCGATAAAATGACCGACTCGATGCAAAAAGCGATTGATGAAACGACACGCCGGCGCACGATACAGGCCGCTTACAATGAAAAACATGGCATTACGCCAATTACAATCGAAAAGAAAATCCGGGATGTGATCCGGGCCACGGTCGCAGCAGAAGAGACGGAAGAATACGTTTCAAAAGCGGCAGCCGGCAAGAAGCTCAAAAAAGAAGATCGCGTGAAATTGATTACTTTACTGGAAACAGAAATGAAAGAAGCAGCCAAAGCGCTCGATTTCGAACGGGCAGCCGAACTGCGAGATACAGTGCTGGAATTGAAAGCGGAAGGGTGA
- the uvrA gene encoding excinuclease ABC subunit UvrA: MKNQEIRIQGARAHNLKNIDVVIPRDQLVVMTGLSGSGKSSLAFDTIYAEGQRRYVESLSSYARQFLGQMDKPDVDSIEGLSPAISIDQKTTSKNPRSTVATVTEIYDYMRLMYARIGKPICPNHGIEISSQTIEQMVDRLLEYPERTKMQILAPVVSGRKGTHAKLLEDIKKQGYVRVRVNGDLVDLDDDINLDKNKKHSIEVVIDRVIMKEGIATRLSDSLESALRIADGRVLVDVMEQEELLFSEHHACPICGFSIGELEPRMFSFNSPFGACPECDGLGHKLEVDPDLVIPDWSVSLENDALAPWKPTSSQYYPQMLKAVCNHYKIDMTVPVSELPEEHIQILLHGSGHDKIRFRYENDYGQIRDNHIHFEGVMTNVDRRFRETSSDWTREQMEKYMGEQPCPACKGHRLKPESLAVKVNDLHIGLVSEFSIVEADEFFENLVLSEKDAQIASAIVREIRERVSFLINVGLDYLTLNRASGTLSGGEAQRIRLATQIGSRLTGVLYILDEPSIGLHQRDNDRLIGALKDMRDLGNTLIVVEHDEDTMLAADYLIDIGPGAGVHGGEIIAAGTPEKVMKNKKSLTGQYLNGTKFIPLPAERRQSDGRAISIRGANENNLKKVSVDIPLGMFVAVTGVSGSGKSTLINEILYKSLASKLNRARIKPGKHDSIEGIDELEKVIDIDQSPIGRTPRSNPATYTGVFDDIRDVYASTNEAKVRGYKKGRFSFNVKGGRCEACRGDGIIKIEMHFLPDVYVPCEVCHGKRYNRETLEVKYKDKSISDVLEMTAEAASQFFENHPKIHRKLKTIVDVGLGYVTLGQPATTLSGGEAQRVKLASELHKRSNGKSFYILDEPTTGLHADDISRLLLVLQRLVDNGDTVLTIEHNLDVIKTADYIIDLGPEGGDQGGTILATGTPEDIANVKGSYTGKYLGPILERDRARMGAQVKKATRKKKVAK, encoded by the coding sequence TTGAAAAATCAGGAAATACGAATCCAAGGCGCGCGTGCGCATAATTTAAAAAACATTGATGTCGTCATTCCACGGGATCAGCTTGTGGTTATGACGGGCCTTTCCGGTTCAGGGAAATCTTCTTTGGCATTTGATACGATTTACGCGGAAGGGCAGCGAAGATATGTGGAGTCGCTGTCTTCTTATGCCCGCCAGTTTTTAGGGCAAATGGACAAGCCGGATGTCGACTCGATTGAAGGTTTGTCGCCGGCGATTTCCATTGACCAGAAGACGACGAGCAAAAATCCGCGTTCGACAGTAGCTACCGTAACCGAGATTTATGATTATATGCGTTTAATGTATGCGCGAATCGGAAAGCCGATCTGCCCGAATCACGGCATTGAAATTTCATCCCAAACCATTGAACAGATGGTGGACCGTCTGCTGGAATATCCGGAGCGGACCAAAATGCAGATTTTAGCACCGGTCGTTTCAGGAAGAAAAGGCACTCATGCAAAATTGCTGGAAGACATTAAAAAACAGGGATATGTACGTGTGCGGGTCAATGGCGATTTGGTTGACCTGGATGATGACATCAACTTGGATAAAAACAAAAAACATTCGATTGAAGTGGTCATTGACCGCGTCATTATGAAAGAAGGCATTGCCACACGCCTCAGCGATTCCCTGGAATCTGCGCTGCGCATTGCGGATGGCCGGGTGTTGGTCGATGTCATGGAACAGGAAGAGCTGTTGTTCAGCGAGCACCACGCCTGCCCAATTTGCGGATTTTCCATCGGTGAACTGGAGCCGCGCATGTTCTCGTTCAACTCGCCGTTTGGCGCCTGCCCGGAATGCGATGGGCTTGGCCATAAACTGGAAGTGGATCCGGACCTTGTGATTCCGGACTGGAGCGTTTCATTGGAAAACGATGCACTTGCTCCGTGGAAACCGACAAGTTCGCAATATTATCCGCAGATGCTGAAAGCCGTCTGCAACCATTACAAAATTGACATGACAGTGCCCGTCAGCGAATTGCCGGAAGAACACATTCAGATTTTGCTTCACGGCTCCGGCCATGACAAAATCCGTTTCCGCTACGAAAACGACTACGGACAAATCCGCGACAACCACATCCATTTTGAAGGCGTCATGACCAATGTCGACCGGCGCTTCCGGGAAACATCTTCGGATTGGACCCGCGAACAAATGGAAAAATACATGGGCGAACAGCCTTGCCCTGCTTGTAAAGGCCATCGGTTAAAACCGGAATCACTCGCAGTGAAAGTGAATGATTTGCATATTGGCCTGGTTTCCGAGTTTTCAATTGTTGAAGCGGATGAGTTTTTCGAGAATCTGGTATTGTCGGAAAAAGACGCACAAATTGCAAGTGCCATCGTCCGGGAAATCCGTGAACGGGTCAGTTTCCTGATCAACGTCGGGCTCGATTATTTAACTTTAAACCGGGCTTCCGGTACATTGTCTGGCGGCGAAGCGCAGCGGATCCGCCTGGCGACGCAAATCGGTTCAAGGCTGACAGGTGTCTTATACATCTTGGATGAGCCATCCATCGGCCTGCATCAGCGGGACAACGACCGGTTGATCGGTGCGCTGAAAGACATGCGCGATTTAGGAAATACCTTGATTGTTGTAGAACACGATGAAGATACGATGCTGGCAGCCGATTACTTGATTGATATCGGGCCAGGAGCCGGAGTGCACGGCGGTGAAATCATTGCGGCCGGTACTCCTGAGAAAGTGATGAAAAACAAAAAGTCCTTAACGGGCCAATATTTGAACGGAACAAAATTCATTCCGCTGCCTGCAGAGCGAAGACAGTCGGACGGCCGCGCAATTTCCATCCGCGGCGCAAACGAAAACAACTTGAAAAAAGTAAGCGTGGATATCCCACTGGGCATGTTCGTAGCGGTCACAGGCGTATCCGGATCGGGGAAAAGTACGTTGATCAATGAAATCCTCTACAAATCGCTCGCCAGCAAATTGAACCGGGCACGGATAAAACCCGGCAAGCACGATTCGATTGAAGGCATTGACGAACTTGAAAAAGTGATTGATATTGACCAATCGCCGATCGGCCGGACGCCGCGGTCCAATCCTGCTACTTATACCGGTGTATTCGACGATATCCGCGATGTCTATGCATCGACGAACGAAGCGAAAGTGCGCGGCTATAAAAAAGGGCGTTTCAGTTTCAACGTCAAGGGCGGACGCTGTGAAGCATGCCGTGGAGATGGTATTATAAAAATAGAAATGCATTTCCTGCCGGATGTTTACGTTCCATGCGAAGTCTGCCATGGCAAACGCTATAACCGGGAAACCCTGGAAGTGAAGTACAAAGACAAGAGCATTTCAGATGTATTGGAAATGACTGCCGAAGCCGCTTCCCAGTTTTTTGAGAACCATCCGAAAATCCACCGCAAATTAAAGACGATTGTGGATGTGGGATTAGGCTATGTCACATTGGGGCAGCCGGCTACGACTTTGTCCGGGGGTGAAGCGCAGCGGGTGAAACTTGCTTCCGAATTGCATAAACGCTCGAACGGCAAATCCTTCTATATATTGGACGAACCGACAACTGGGCTTCATGCGGATGATATTTCACGCCTGCTTCTTGTGCTTCAGCGCCTGGTGGATAATGGCGATACCGTATTGACCATCGAGCACAACCTGGATGTCATCAAAACGGCGGATTACATCATCGACCTCGGGCCGGAAGGCGGAGACCAAGGCGGTACCATTCTTGCTACCGGAACACCGGAAGACATCGCCAACGTCAAAGGCTCTTACACGGGCAAATACCTGGGCCCAATTTTGGAACGAGATCGTGCCCGCATGGGAGCGCAAGTCAAGAAAGCGACACGCAAGAAAAAAGTAGCGAAATGA
- a CDS encoding IDEAL domain-containing protein: MENYYSYADFMKAMAQTKKITEAEKLLNDIYLDLFLKHVHRSQQEEQLMTLIDQALDNNDREAFATYSAQLQALKCEDE, translated from the coding sequence ATGGAAAACTATTATTCTTATGCTGACTTCATGAAAGCGATGGCTCAAACGAAGAAAATCACTGAAGCGGAAAAACTGCTGAACGATATTTATCTGGATCTATTCTTGAAGCATGTACACCGCTCACAGCAGGAAGAACAGCTCATGACGCTTATCGACCAAGCCCTGGACAACAACGACCGTGAAGCATTTGCCACTTATTCAGCCCAATTGCAGGCTTTAAAGTGCGAAGATGAATAA
- a CDS encoding DUF1801 domain-containing protein → MYEPKTKETDSDVIQFIEDTVENPKKKQDAYRLLEIFEETSGFPPKMWGPSIIGFGSYHYVYESGHEGDAPLVGFSPRKVKTSLYFATGDPDREQLLAKFGKHTSGKSCVYINKLEDIDTDVLKELITESIDFLQDLYREYN, encoded by the coding sequence ATGTATGAACCCAAAACGAAAGAAACCGATTCTGACGTCATCCAGTTTATCGAAGACACTGTGGAAAACCCAAAGAAAAAACAGGACGCTTACCGCTTGCTTGAGATTTTCGAAGAAACCAGCGGCTTTCCGCCGAAAATGTGGGGACCGAGCATTATCGGCTTCGGTTCGTATCATTACGTCTATGAATCCGGCCATGAAGGAGATGCACCGCTTGTCGGCTTTTCCCCGCGCAAAGTGAAAACCAGCTTGTATTTTGCCACCGGTGACCCGGACCGCGAGCAGCTGCTTGCCAAATTCGGCAAACACACCAGCGGAAAATCATGCGTCTACATCAACAAACTGGAAGATATCGATACCGACGTGCTAAAAGAATTGATCACCGAATCGATTGATTTCCTTCAGGACTTATATCGTGAATACAATTAA
- a CDS encoding M20/M25/M40 family metallo-hydrolase, whose product MADSTISTRIAEAFRQLTEQEAVKKGLSFIEQDHAQTIADQIALTEIPAPPFKEQQRAEEFMRRLQELRLEEVQMDMEGNVFGLRRGTGNGPTIFVSAHLDTVFPEGTDTTVSQKEGVMYAPGIGDDTRGLAELLAVVRALNEADIKTSGDILFGGTVGEEGAGDLRGVKAFFDGRSDIDAFVSMDGEGYDHITYLATGSFRYTITYKGPGGHSFGAFGTPSATHALGRAIAAIADLETPSQPKTTFSIGQVSGGTSVNAIAQEASMSVDLRSNDQQELEKLESRFLEIVKAARDDENNRWKDDRLQVGIERFGNRAPASQPADAPIVHIACAAVKSIGGQPKLGEPSSTDSNYPMSLGIPAVTIGLGGDFGGAHTLEEWHNPKNGHLGIQKSFMTVLGLAGVDGVCEALLKE is encoded by the coding sequence ATGGCAGATTCAACGATTTCAACGCGGATTGCAGAAGCTTTCCGGCAGTTAACAGAACAGGAAGCTGTGAAAAAGGGGCTTTCGTTCATTGAACAAGATCATGCACAAACCATTGCCGACCAGATTGCGTTGACAGAAATTCCGGCGCCGCCGTTTAAAGAGCAGCAGCGGGCTGAAGAGTTCATGCGGAGATTGCAGGAATTGAGGCTTGAAGAAGTCCAAATGGACATGGAAGGGAATGTGTTCGGATTGCGCAGAGGAACAGGCAATGGTCCAACAATCTTTGTGTCTGCCCATTTGGATACGGTTTTCCCGGAAGGCACAGATACAACGGTGAGCCAAAAAGAAGGTGTCATGTATGCCCCGGGCATCGGCGATGACACAAGGGGCTTGGCCGAGCTGCTTGCGGTAGTGCGTGCACTGAATGAAGCGGACATTAAGACCAGTGGAGATATCCTATTCGGGGGAACGGTCGGCGAAGAAGGCGCCGGTGATTTGCGCGGCGTGAAAGCCTTTTTTGATGGGCGTTCCGACATAGATGCTTTTGTATCGATGGACGGGGAAGGGTATGATCACATCACTTATCTGGCAACAGGCAGTTTCCGCTACACCATTACATATAAAGGACCGGGCGGCCATAGTTTCGGCGCATTTGGAACGCCGAGCGCCACGCATGCGCTTGGCCGGGCGATTGCGGCAATTGCCGATCTTGAAACGCCTTCCCAGCCTAAAACAACGTTTTCTATCGGCCAAGTGTCTGGCGGCACGTCCGTGAATGCGATTGCCCAGGAAGCCAGCATGTCTGTCGATCTGCGTTCCAATGACCAGCAAGAACTTGAGAAACTGGAAAGCCGATTTTTAGAAATCGTGAAAGCGGCAAGGGACGATGAAAATAACAGATGGAAAGATGACCGCTTGCAAGTGGGAATCGAACGCTTCGGCAACCGGGCGCCGGCAAGCCAGCCGGCAGATGCGCCCATTGTGCACATTGCCTGTGCTGCGGTGAAATCGATTGGCGGCCAGCCAAAACTTGGAGAGCCGAGCAGCACAGATTCCAATTACCCGATGAGCCTTGGCATTCCCGCCGTTACTATCGGGCTTGGCGGAGATTTCGGCGGAGCACATACGCTGGAAGAATGGCACAATCCGAAAAACGGCCATCTCGGAATCCAAAAAAGCTTTATGACCGTATTGGGATTGGCAGGAGTAGACGGAGTTTGCGAAGCACTTCTTAAAGAATAA
- a CDS encoding ABC1 kinase family protein, translated as MNRITFIRIYRIVYMAIKFYTQATLFQRRYRGRWNPIVEEKWNRLVTKQAKQYKTLALKLGGLMIKMGQFLSTRADIMPPSFLEELEGLTDRVPSVAREKIVSVLESEWNSPYTSYLSELSASAVASASIGEVYKGVLKDGTIVALKVQRPGTDRLLRADFQAMRIVIWFMKTFTPLSKQINFNQLFREMTETIGAELNFLQELQSGRSFADRFSEMQGIRFPVYFDEISTCRVLAMEWIEGARITDLAFIEKNELDRHEIAERLFILFLEQVLYGGQFHADPHGGNVLLKPDGTIVLIDFGMTGTITKKDSQAVLRIAEGIIFKNYDQVIDALEELRFLLPQADRELLADTIARLVAAYESNELMQMDSFVVERLFKDMQNIVRTQPVQLPAEFAFFGRAASIFVGVLNVLDPGIDLLALARPRVIEWASSQQEEKRVFGRADVLRWVLNASGPLRVFPQKVINYLEEPERLRHYLENRDGREREHQRDLQSRMFAGIFTILSFFGISTAVWFSHEPLIWVSGVFFAGSLWTYRSIK; from the coding sequence ATGAACCGTATCACGTTTATCCGCATTTATCGAATTGTTTATATGGCTATTAAATTTTATACGCAGGCGACGCTTTTTCAGCGCCGGTACCGCGGCAGGTGGAATCCGATTGTTGAGGAAAAGTGGAACCGGCTGGTTACCAAGCAAGCGAAGCAATACAAGACACTCGCCTTAAAACTGGGTGGTCTGATGATTAAAATGGGGCAGTTCTTGTCCACCCGGGCTGATATCATGCCGCCGTCTTTTTTGGAGGAACTGGAAGGGCTGACTGACCGGGTGCCATCAGTGGCGCGGGAAAAAATTGTTTCGGTGCTTGAATCGGAATGGAATTCCCCGTATACCAGTTATTTGTCTGAGCTGTCGGCAAGTGCTGTAGCTTCGGCTTCCATTGGAGAAGTATATAAGGGTGTATTGAAAGACGGCACGATTGTTGCGCTGAAAGTCCAACGTCCGGGAACCGACCGGCTGCTGCGGGCAGATTTTCAGGCGATGCGCATCGTTATCTGGTTTATGAAGACCTTTACGCCGCTTTCAAAGCAAATCAATTTCAATCAATTGTTCCGGGAAATGACCGAGACCATCGGTGCCGAACTGAATTTCCTTCAGGAACTGCAAAGCGGGCGATCGTTCGCAGACCGTTTTTCCGAAATGCAAGGCATTCGCTTCCCGGTTTATTTTGATGAAATCTCGACCTGCCGTGTACTGGCGATGGAATGGATCGAAGGAGCACGCATCACGGATTTGGCCTTTATTGAAAAGAACGAACTCGACCGCCATGAAATTGCCGAGCGTTTGTTCATCCTGTTTCTTGAGCAAGTCCTTTACGGCGGTCAGTTCCATGCAGATCCGCACGGGGGCAATGTGTTGCTGAAACCGGACGGCACGATTGTGCTGATCGATTTTGGCATGACTGGCACCATCACGAAAAAGGATTCTCAGGCAGTGCTGCGGATTGCCGAAGGCATTATCTTCAAGAATTATGATCAAGTGATTGATGCGCTTGAAGAATTGCGCTTTCTGCTGCCGCAGGCCGACCGCGAGCTGCTGGCCGATACCATCGCACGCTTAGTCGCCGCCTATGAATCGAACGAATTGATGCAGATGGACAGCTTCGTAGTGGAACGGCTGTTCAAAGACATGCAGAATATTGTGCGCACCCAGCCTGTCCAGCTGCCGGCTGAGTTTGCTTTTTTTGGCCGGGCAGCCTCCATTTTTGTCGGGGTGCTGAACGTGCTTGACCCGGGAATCGATTTGCTGGCGCTGGCACGGCCGCGCGTCATCGAATGGGCATCTTCCCAGCAGGAAGAAAAGCGTGTATTCGGCCGTGCCGATGTTCTCCGCTGGGTGCTGAACGCATCAGGGCCTTTGCGCGTGTTCCCGCAGAAAGTAATCAATTACCTGGAAGAACCGGAACGGCTGCGCCATTACCTGGAAAACCGGGATGGCCGTGAACGGGAGCATCAGCGGGACTTGCAGAGCCGCATGTTTGCCGGCATTTTCACGATTTTGTCGTTTTTCGGTATCTCAACAGCCGTCTGGTTTTCTCATGAACCGCTCATCTGGGTCTCCGGTGTGTTTTTTGCCGGATCGCTGTGGACTTATCGCTCAATCAAATAA